One genomic region from Myxocyprinus asiaticus isolate MX2 ecotype Aquarium Trade chromosome 27, UBuf_Myxa_2, whole genome shotgun sequence encodes:
- the LOC127417824 gene encoding transcription factor HES-7.1-A-like, which translates to MIRRLCFKMSNQAADMPQQKDSRRVPKPLMEKRRRDRINQSLETLRILLLENTHNEKLKNPKVEKAEILESVVHFLRAEQGSETDPHQINRGKRGRTEESDEDLRSPCKRQSYRNGMRTCLLRVSHFIASKSLEFGQGAEKACENLQHKPMDRPMQTLSTMSATPLQRETQMHLYDDSSLLAQQHLTHVQLGNSCPPSSCSKLAKRTVLSVPTMTSSSKQPVMLCDPVWRPWPQ; encoded by the exons ATGATTCGCCGTTTGTGTTTCAAAATGAGCAACCAAGCTGCTGACATGCCGCAACAAAAAGACTCGAGACGG gTCCCAAAGCCTCTCATGGAGAAAAGGAGGAGAGATCGCATTAATCAAAGCCTGGAAACATTGAGGATACTCCTACTTGAGAACACACACAATGAG AAACTCAAGAATCCAAAAGTGGAAAAGGCTGAAATCCTGGAAAGTGTTGTGCATTTCCTAAGAGCTGAACAAGGATCAGAGACTGACCCTCATCAGATCAACAGAGGAAAAAGGGGGCGCACAGAAGAGTCTGATGAAGACCTGAGATCACCTTGCAAACGTCAGAGCTACCGTAATGGAATGAGGACATGTCTCCTACGAGTCAGCCATTTCATTGCAAGCAAGAGCCTTGAGTTTGGGCAGGGAGCAGAGAAAGCATGTGAAAACCTTCAACACAAACCAATGGACCGCCCAATGCAAACACTGTCAACAATGTCTGCTACACCGCTCCAAAGAGAAACTCAGATGCATCTCTATGATGATTCATCACTACTAGCACAGCAACATCTCACTCATGTCCAACTGGGCAATTCTTGCCCACCGTCTAGCTGTTCAAAACTTGCAAAAAGAACTGTTCTGTCTGTCCCCACTATGACTTCAAGTTCTAAACAACCTGTAATGCTGTGTGACCCTGTCTGGAGACCTTGGCCACAATAG
- the LOC127417825 gene encoding putative protein TPRXL: protein MQEKAVQTFSMAKTEGVKRKLKPVIEKKRRDRINYNLDVLRDLLFKNTADTRLQNHKLEKAEILYLAVQYIRETTRKMETKGMSNEMHSKASKNTTVSVGSIYKNDFPAYVSDFNGRFNPSEQKAVLLKLGTNLKNNLSGTSKVGNNPKVQTGISQAKTFLPSSGKNSHQELLLHPGSSLCGSKLSYQTTCPLSSSSSSSSSSSHYNSPPSSPTVTSTASSLSNSPPFVSTSCPQPLSLSWCPDALPSLLTTPISLSSQPFLPHITKDFTPPQSPVLRQELFPFPAQSTWRPWS, encoded by the exons ATGCAAGAAAAAGCAGTTCAAACGTTCAGCATGGCGAAGACAGAGGGCGTCAAAAGA AAGTTGAAACCAGTGATAGAAAAGAAGAGGAGAGATCGAATTAACTACAATCTAGATGTTTTGAGAGATCTGCTTTTCAAGAACACTGCTGACACA CGTTTACAAAATCATAAACTGGAAAAAGCCGAGATTTTATACCTCGCAGTTCAGTACATCAGAGAGACCACAAGAAAGATGGAGACAAAAG GGATGTCCAATGAAATGCATTCCAAGGCTTCTAAGAATACAACTGTTTCTGTGGGCAGCATCTACAAAAATGACTTTCCAGCATATGTATCAGATTTCAATGGAAGATTTAATCCATCTGAGCAGAAAGCGGTTCTTCTGAAACTGGGGACTAATCTTAAAAATAACCTAAGTGGCACTTCCAAAGTAGGAAACAATCCAAAAGTTCAGACAGGCATCTCACAGGCTAAGACCTTTTTGCCATCATCAGGCAAAAACTCCCATCAAGAACTTCTCTTACACCCTGGATCATCTTTGTGTGGCTCGAAACTTTCATATCAAACAACTTGTCCTCTcagttcatcatcatcatcatcgtcatcatcatcacaCTATAATTCTCCACCATCATCTCCCACTGTTACCAGCACGGCCTCCTCTCTCAGTAACTCTCCTCCATTTGTTTCCACATCTTGCCCCCAGCCTCTCTCTTTGTCATGGTGTCCTGACGCATTGCCTTCTCTTTTAACAACACCAATTTCACTTTCATCTCAGCCATTTCTCCCCCACATCACTAAAGATTTTACTCCACCACAGTCACCTGTCCTTAGACAGGAACTCTTTCCTTTCCCAGCCCAGTCCACATGGAGACCGTG